A portion of the Oncorhynchus clarkii lewisi isolate Uvic-CL-2024 chromosome 27, UVic_Ocla_1.0, whole genome shotgun sequence genome contains these proteins:
- the LOC139385893 gene encoding tsukushi-like isoform X2: protein MVKSTMSFPLCVSLWMLLAVHCQAGAVKNCHPSCHCEVESFGLFDSFSLTRVDCRGVGTSPIPIPLDTAHLDLSSNSISLLTDTMLSGPGYTTLVSLDLSNNRISMVSPKALSRLRYLESLDLSHNSLEGLDEGCFSGLPLAEVDLSHNHFREFDLDMFITKGHGEPINVDLSHNQLTVVSRSSSRSPLLHVQSLTLAANQLRAVPKLKGIPLRDLSLDGNSISHVEEGAFEDLKDLVHLSLSGLPELFDIQPNSFRGLQNLQVLDLSNNAKLKALSPAVFSGLVSLQELNLSNSGVTSLPNNMLSHLPSIKSITLGQNIHCWRAQKQGQFHRQLGQEQKHDEVLTCDVKGIVS from the exons ATGGTAAAG AGCACGATGTCGTTCCCCCTGTGTGTTAGTCTGTGGATGCTCCTGGCTGTTCACTGCCAAGCTGGAGCTGTGAAGAACTGCCACCCAAGCTGCCACTGTGAGGTGGAGAGCTTTGGCTTGTTCGACAGCTTCAGCCTGACCAGGGTGGATTGCAGGGGAGTGGGCACCagtcccatccccatccccctggaCACTGCCCACCTGGACTTGTCCTCCAACTCCATATCCCTGCTGACCGACACTATGCTCTCTGGACCTGGCTATACCACCTTGGTCAGCCTGGACCTCAGCAACAATCGCATATCCATGGTCAGCCCCAAGGCCCTGTCCAGGCTGCGCTACCTGGAGTCTCTGGACCTCAGCCACAACTCCCTGGAGGGCCTGGATGAGGGCTGCTTCTCTGGCCTCCCTCTGGCTGAGGTTGATCTCAGCCACAACCACTTCCGGGAGTTTGACCTCGACATGTTCATCACTAAAGGTCATGGAGAGCCAATCAACGTGGATCTGTCCCACAACCAGCTGACGGTGGTCTCCAGGAGTTCCTCTAGGAGCCCCTTGCTACATGTCCAGAGCCTGACTCTAGCAGCCAATCAGCTGAGGGCCGTGCCTAAGCTCAAAGGCATCCCGTTGAGGGACCTAAGCTTGGATGGGAACAGTATCTCGCACGTTGAGGAGGGGGCCTTTGAGGACCTTAAGGACCTGGTTCACCTATCCCTCAGTGGGCTTCCTGAGCTCTTTGACATCCAGCCTAACAGTTTCAGAGGCCTTCAGAACCTTCAGGTCTTGGACCTGTCCAACAACGCCAAGCTAAAAGCACTGAGTCCAGCTGTGTTCAGTGGACTTGTGTCTCTACAGGAGCTCAATCTGTCCAACTCTGGAGTAACGTCATTGCCAAATAACATGCTAAGTCACTTGCCAAGCATCAAGAGTATTACCCTGGGCCAGAATATCCATTGTTGGAGGGCTCAAAAGCAGGGCCAGTTTCACAGGCAGCttggacaggaacagaaacatgaCGAGGTGCTAACCTGTGACGTTAAAGGCATTGTGTCGTGA
- the LOC139385893 gene encoding tsukushi-like isoform X3: MSFPLCVSLWMLLAVHCQAGAVKNCHPSCHCEVESFGLFDSFSLTRVDCRGVGTSPIPIPLDTAHLDLSSNSISLLTDTMLSGPGYTTLVSLDLSNNRISMVSPKALSRLRYLESLDLSHNSLEGLDEGCFSGLPLAEVDLSHNHFREFDLDMFITKGHGEPINVDLSHNQLTVVSRSSSRSPLLHVQSLTLAANQLRAVPKLKGIPLRDLSLDGNSISHVEEGAFEDLKDLVHLSLSGLPELFDIQPNSFRGLQNLQVLDLSNNAKLKALSPAVFSGLVSLQELNLSNSGVTSLPNNMLSHLPSIKSITLGQNIHCWRAQKQGQFHRQLGQEQKHDEVLTCDVKGIVS; the protein is encoded by the coding sequence ATGTCGTTCCCCCTGTGTGTTAGTCTGTGGATGCTCCTGGCTGTTCACTGCCAAGCTGGAGCTGTGAAGAACTGCCACCCAAGCTGCCACTGTGAGGTGGAGAGCTTTGGCTTGTTCGACAGCTTCAGCCTGACCAGGGTGGATTGCAGGGGAGTGGGCACCagtcccatccccatccccctggaCACTGCCCACCTGGACTTGTCCTCCAACTCCATATCCCTGCTGACCGACACTATGCTCTCTGGACCTGGCTATACCACCTTGGTCAGCCTGGACCTCAGCAACAATCGCATATCCATGGTCAGCCCCAAGGCCCTGTCCAGGCTGCGCTACCTGGAGTCTCTGGACCTCAGCCACAACTCCCTGGAGGGCCTGGATGAGGGCTGCTTCTCTGGCCTCCCTCTGGCTGAGGTTGATCTCAGCCACAACCACTTCCGGGAGTTTGACCTCGACATGTTCATCACTAAAGGTCATGGAGAGCCAATCAACGTGGATCTGTCCCACAACCAGCTGACGGTGGTCTCCAGGAGTTCCTCTAGGAGCCCCTTGCTACATGTCCAGAGCCTGACTCTAGCAGCCAATCAGCTGAGGGCCGTGCCTAAGCTCAAAGGCATCCCGTTGAGGGACCTAAGCTTGGATGGGAACAGTATCTCGCACGTTGAGGAGGGGGCCTTTGAGGACCTTAAGGACCTGGTTCACCTATCCCTCAGTGGGCTTCCTGAGCTCTTTGACATCCAGCCTAACAGTTTCAGAGGCCTTCAGAACCTTCAGGTCTTGGACCTGTCCAACAACGCCAAGCTAAAAGCACTGAGTCCAGCTGTGTTCAGTGGACTTGTGTCTCTACAGGAGCTCAATCTGTCCAACTCTGGAGTAACGTCATTGCCAAATAACATGCTAAGTCACTTGCCAAGCATCAAGAGTATTACCCTGGGCCAGAATATCCATTGTTGGAGGGCTCAAAAGCAGGGCCAGTTTCACAGGCAGCttggacaggaacagaaacatgaCGAGGTGCTAACCTGTGACGTTAAAGGCATTGTGTCGTGA
- the LOC139385893 gene encoding tsukushi-like isoform X1, which produces MVKVFKPWNDGGQIIFLISQKNCVPLIGTTRMSLTVSEKSAGCKSTMSFPLCVSLWMLLAVHCQAGAVKNCHPSCHCEVESFGLFDSFSLTRVDCRGVGTSPIPIPLDTAHLDLSSNSISLLTDTMLSGPGYTTLVSLDLSNNRISMVSPKALSRLRYLESLDLSHNSLEGLDEGCFSGLPLAEVDLSHNHFREFDLDMFITKGHGEPINVDLSHNQLTVVSRSSSRSPLLHVQSLTLAANQLRAVPKLKGIPLRDLSLDGNSISHVEEGAFEDLKDLVHLSLSGLPELFDIQPNSFRGLQNLQVLDLSNNAKLKALSPAVFSGLVSLQELNLSNSGVTSLPNNMLSHLPSIKSITLGQNIHCWRAQKQGQFHRQLGQEQKHDEVLTCDVKGIVS; this is translated from the exons ATGGTAAAG GTTTTCAAGCCTTGGAACGACGGAGGTCAGATCATATTTCTGATTTCTCAGAAAAACTGCGTTCCTCTGATAG GTACCACACGGATGAGTTTGACGGTCTCAGAAAAGTCGGCAGGCTGCAAG AGCACGATGTCGTTCCCCCTGTGTGTTAGTCTGTGGATGCTCCTGGCTGTTCACTGCCAAGCTGGAGCTGTGAAGAACTGCCACCCAAGCTGCCACTGTGAGGTGGAGAGCTTTGGCTTGTTCGACAGCTTCAGCCTGACCAGGGTGGATTGCAGGGGAGTGGGCACCagtcccatccccatccccctggaCACTGCCCACCTGGACTTGTCCTCCAACTCCATATCCCTGCTGACCGACACTATGCTCTCTGGACCTGGCTATACCACCTTGGTCAGCCTGGACCTCAGCAACAATCGCATATCCATGGTCAGCCCCAAGGCCCTGTCCAGGCTGCGCTACCTGGAGTCTCTGGACCTCAGCCACAACTCCCTGGAGGGCCTGGATGAGGGCTGCTTCTCTGGCCTCCCTCTGGCTGAGGTTGATCTCAGCCACAACCACTTCCGGGAGTTTGACCTCGACATGTTCATCACTAAAGGTCATGGAGAGCCAATCAACGTGGATCTGTCCCACAACCAGCTGACGGTGGTCTCCAGGAGTTCCTCTAGGAGCCCCTTGCTACATGTCCAGAGCCTGACTCTAGCAGCCAATCAGCTGAGGGCCGTGCCTAAGCTCAAAGGCATCCCGTTGAGGGACCTAAGCTTGGATGGGAACAGTATCTCGCACGTTGAGGAGGGGGCCTTTGAGGACCTTAAGGACCTGGTTCACCTATCCCTCAGTGGGCTTCCTGAGCTCTTTGACATCCAGCCTAACAGTTTCAGAGGCCTTCAGAACCTTCAGGTCTTGGACCTGTCCAACAACGCCAAGCTAAAAGCACTGAGTCCAGCTGTGTTCAGTGGACTTGTGTCTCTACAGGAGCTCAATCTGTCCAACTCTGGAGTAACGTCATTGCCAAATAACATGCTAAGTCACTTGCCAAGCATCAAGAGTATTACCCTGGGCCAGAATATCCATTGTTGGAGGGCTCAAAAGCAGGGCCAGTTTCACAGGCAGCttggacaggaacagaaacatgaCGAGGTGCTAACCTGTGACGTTAAAGGCATTGTGTCGTGA